The Flavobacterium sp. IMCC34852 genome contains the following window.
GAATGGTCCAATGTATGTTGGTGGAGCTACTACTTCTGTACAAGGCGGAACAACAAAAACATCTACCGGTTCAGGAGATTGGAATACTGCCGGGACTTGGACTCCAAGTGGGGTTCCTGCTTGTGGTGATATTGTTACCATTGCTTCAGGACATACTGTAACAGTTAATGCTACTGCTTCTGCAGCCGGTGTAACTATTAATGCAGGAGGTACTTTGGTTAACGCCGGAGGTACTTTGACTGTTGGTTGTACAAACAACAATGCTATTTTTACCAACTTTGGTACTAGTACTGTTTCAGGTGGAACTTTAAGAGTAAACGGTGGTGTTTATCACAGAGCCGGAAGTACTTTTAATCATACTGGCGGTGATGTTACTATTGATAGTAATGATGCAGGTAATGCTTCAACCAGTGTTGGTCAAGGAGGTTCTTCTTTAAAATTAGATACTCCTAATTTAAATTTAACCGGAGGTACTATTACTATTGTAGATCCGCTTATCAATAATGTTATTGCTACTAGTGCTACTTCAGTTACAAATTTTACTATGACAACTTTTGCCAGTACTTTTGCAAAGCCATTAGCGGCTGATGCTCCATCAGGTTCAACTGTTTTGAGTATGACTAATTTTAACCGTGCCAATACTTTTTCAATAGGACAAGTTGTTAGTGGTACAGGTATAGCTCCTGGTACAACTATTACAGCACTTACAGTGCCTCAAACTTCTGTAGCCCCAATATCAATTACTTTATCACAGGGAACAACTGCAACTATTCTCACAGGTGCAACCATAGATTTCAGTGCTATGAATAATGGTAGTAGTGTAATTTGTGTTCCAACATCTACGGCCAATTGGTTCAATATTGCAGTAGGTCAGATTGTTACCGGTAACGGAATTCCAGCCGGAACTACTGTTACAGGAGCAGGTTCAGGATTTGCAGATTCTGCTTATGCCATATTCTTGTCAAATCCGGTAACTGGTTTAGCTACTTCACCAATTATTGCTGCTGAGACAATTACATTCTCTGGGGCTTCACCTAACTGTTCATCGATTATTTTACCTGCTGCCAATCCATTAATTAGTGTGGGTCAGGCGGTTTCAGGAACAGGTATTGCTCCGGGAACTACAGTTACTAGTATTGATGCTGTTGGTACTCAATCTAAAATAGGTTTATCTCTTCCATGTACGGGAGCTATGGTAGCACCGGTAGCATTGAATTTTTATGCCGGCAATTTGAGTAGTTTTGCTGTTGCTTATAATGCAACGACAAATTATGTGGCAGGATTAAACCATACGTTACAAATTGGTGACGGTGTTTCAACTGATAAAGCTGCGGTAACTACCAATGGTTTCCTTTGTAATTTTATTCAAGGAGGAGGAATGTTGTCTTTGGGCAACTTAACAGTTAATGCACTTGACGGAGCAGATAGATTTTTCAATGTAACCAATGTATTAAGTGTACAAAATGCATTGAATATTACTTCAGGCAGTGTTTTCAAAAAGACAAATACTTCAGGAGGAATGTTCTTTGGAGGAAACATAACCAATAATGGTTCAATGTTTATGGCTGCAAATACAATTACAAACTTAGCCAATGGTGCTTTGGGAGCTACTACTCTTCCTCAAACCATTTCAGGTTCAGGTAATTTTTACAACAACTTAACTACTGCGGCATCAACAGGTTCGTTTGCCGGATTAACCATTAATAATACAAGTAGTGCTGGTGTTACTATTAGCATGCTGAATTTCAGAGTAACCTCTTCACTTACATTGAATTCAGGGATTGTTCATACCTCTGCTACTTATCCTTTATATCATGGTTTAGCTGATTTAAGTTCAGGTGCTATTCTTTCAGGGACATTTAGCGATACTTCTTTTATCGATGGTCCTTACAACAAATCTTTTGCGACAAATTCAACAAGTGCATCTTTTCAACTATTTCCTGTTGGGAAAACCAGTTATACTCCTGTTTGGGTTGGTATAACTGCTGGAGCCTCTATTACTGCTGAGGCTTATACTTCAAATGCAGGGACAACATCTGTAAATGCCAGTAATTTAAGTGCTACCAACTGGAGAGTTACCAGAGAAGGTGCTTTAGGATCTATGTCTGATTATAAAGTTCAATTAGGTCATCCTTCAATTGGTGCTAATAATATTATTGTTCAGGCGCCAATTGCAAATGGAACTTATGATAATACATTTGGAAATGCGATGGTTTACACTGCCGGTACATTAAATACCATTGCGGCACCAACTGCAATATCTGGAGCGGGTTATACCTCTTCCTATTTTGCCTATGCTACAACACCAAACTGTACAACTTTCAATCCTGGTAATACAATAGCAGATTTATCAACTATAACTAATATTGTAATTCAAAATAGTTCATCTACAGGAATTGTGAATGGTTCGGCTAATGTTACTTTACAAGCTACTGCTTCGCCATTGATTGTTGCAGGGTTAACAGTTACAGGTAACGGTATTCAAGCAGGAACGACAGTAGTTTCGGTTAGTGGTACAGCTTTAGTATTATCTCAACCAGCTACTGCATCTAGTGCCGGACAAACAACTTTGACCTTTTCAACGGTTCAAAATCCATCTTCACTTTGTGGATCACAATTGGTTCGTTTAAGTCTTCAAAATTCAACTACTGCAACCGGTATTACTTACCAATGGCAAAGTTCAACTGATGGAGGAACGACTTATGTAAATATTAGTGGTGCTACGGCGGCTACTTATGTAGGAGCTCCAACTCAAAACACATATTACCGTTGTAATGTAACTTGTACTTTTGGTCCTTCTACTGTAGCTTCAACTCCTGTTCAGGTAACACTTAGCAGTGCTGTTGATACAACTACACCGGGAACAACTTGTACGGCAAGTACTCCGGTTAACTTAGAAGCAACTGCTGCTTCAGGAACTATCACATGGTATGCTGCTGCAACAGGTGGATCACCTTTGGCAACCGGTAGTCCTTTCACACCGTCACCAGCAACTACAACGACCTATTATGCAGCTACTGAATCAACTTCAACTTACACCGTTGGAAAATCGTTGACAGGGACTTCTACTTCAACCTCTAATTTTACAGGTATTGTTTTCAATACTTCTAAAAACATAATCTTAAACTCGGTTAAAGTTTATCCAAGACAAACGGCTGGTGCTCTTGATGCCGGTGCTCAAATGACCATCAAATTATTTAAAGATGGTGTTCAAGTTCCGGGTACAGATGCAGTAACATTTGTTCCTACAACGAATACGGGTACTATATCAGCTTCGTTTTCGAATACAGTAAACTTAAACTATAACATTCCTGCCGGTAACGGATATACGCTTTTAGTTACTTCAGGATTAAGTGCTACCAATATGTTGGCCAGAGTTTCGCCTGGAGTTGCAACACTTCCGGCTGGAGGAGGTTCAGTAACTGTTACCCTTGGGGCTTCTAGTTTTGATACAACTAGCAATTCAGAGAATAATAACTTCTTTGATTTGAATGTTACTGAAGTTTGTTCTTCACCTAGAGTTGCTGTTGAGGCAACAGTAGGTTGTACTAAAAACTTGAAATTATTCATCGAAGGATACTACATTGGCGGTGGTCAAATGACTCCAGTTAAAGCTAATGAAGGTGTTGGTACAAGTACTACTGATGTTGATGATGTTACTGTAGAATTAAGAGACGCTTCAACTTATGCAGTGGTATCTTCTGCAAGTGCAGTGTTGAAAACTGACGGAACTGTTGCTGCTAAATTAGTAGCTCCAGCTGGAAATTATTTTATTGCAGTAAAACACAGAAATGCAATTCAAACTTGGAGTGCTGCTGCTGAGGCTTTTGGTACTTCTACTGCTACTTATGATTTCTCAACTGCAGCTAACAAAGCTTATGGTAGCAATATGAAAAACTTAGGTTCTGGAGTGTTTGGATTCTATTCTGGGGATATCAATCAAGATGAAAGTATTGATGTGGGAGATTTCCCTGCTTTATTTAGTGATAATGACAACTTTATTTCTGGATATTTTAATACAGACTTAAACGGAGACGGAACGGTTGACGTTGGTGATTTCCCAATATTATTCCTGAATTCAGATAATTTTATCTTTTCTAATCACCCATAATTAATTTAAATTCAAAAGAAATGAAAATTATAAAAAATAATTTAGGCAAGAGCTTATTGCTTCTTTGCTTAATGATGATTTCCTTAACAGGATTTTCTCAAGTTGCCGGGACTCACTTTACAGTGAGTCTGGCAAACGTAACTTCTACTTCCACGACTATGGAATTTGATGTTATGCTTACGGTAGATGGAACAGGAGCAGCTGCTGCTGGGGTTAAATTATCTGCTATGTCAGCAGGGATTAATTACAATACAGCTATTGTAAATGGTGGTACAGTTTCTTGTGCCTATATTGGTGGAAAAAGTGCTGCAATTGCAGGATTAATCAATGCTGCTTCACCAAGCACTGTTACGCCAGGGCATATCAGAATTACGGCTTCTCCCTTAACAATAGATACTGCATTTGATGTTGTTAACGGAACGTATACTTTTGGTAGATACCGATTGACAAATACCGCGAGTTGGACTCAGAATTCTAATGCTCAATTGTGGTTACAACCCAATAATATCGGTAAAACCAATACGGCTGTAAATGCTTTCCCATTTGGCGCAACTCTAGGAGCAGCATCATACTCATATTCAACTACTGCTCCGGCAGGTACGCCTGGAGTTAGTTTAGTGTATACTCAAGCCAATACTTTGAGCCATGATTTAAATGCTAATTGTGGGATTACTCTACAACCGGTTAATCCTACTATTTGTAAGGCAACCGGTGGAACTGCTTCCGTTTCTGTTACTGCTACAGGAGCTACAGGAGCATTATACCAATGGTATACACAAACAGCTACAGGAACTACTTGGACTGCTTTGGCAAATAATGCAAATTATTCAGGTACTACAACACCTACGTTAAATATAACAAGGACTACAGCTTCTGTTCCTGCAGTAGGAACAAAATACAGAGTTGTTATCAATGGTGGAATTTGTAATAATGTAACTTCTGATACTGTTGTTCTACAAGAACAAACAGTTTTGTCTAAAGCTACGGCTGTTTCAGCAAAGTCATCTACCAATGCTACTTTGTATCCGGCAAACACAACTTGTGTAGGAACTACTGTGAACTTAACATTGGCTGCCGGAAGTATCGGAAACATTCAATGGCAATCTTCTACAGATGGAATTACTTATAATAACGTTGGCGGTGTAATTGCTCAAACTGCTTTGTCAGCGGTTAATCCTGCGTTAACACTTAGTTCAGGAGTTTTAACACAAGATACTTGGTTCAGAGTTGTCGCTTCAAATGGTATTTGTTCTTCGGTTAATGGAGTTGCTACTAAAATTACCGTAAGTTCTCCTGCAATTGCGGGTACCATTAGTGGTGGAGATGTTACTGTTTGTGCTTATTTAGCATCAGGGACACCGCTTGATTTGGCAGGAAACCTTATTCCATTACCTTACACTAATAGTACAGTGCTTACATTAAATGGAAACAACGGTACAGTAGTTTGGCAAAAATCAATCAACTATACTTCAGCTTCTCCAACTTGGTCAACTGTAACTACAGGTGTTTCAGGTAATCAATTAACAGCAGCTAATTTAACTGTTGATACATGGTACAGAGCTTTGGTGTCAAATGGAGCATGTACTGCTACATCACCGGTTGTTAAGATAACTGTTAATAAAGCGGCAAAAGCCGGAGCAGTTACAGCAACCTCAAATAGTGTAGTTACAACAGGTGTTTGTACAGGAGGCGATATTACTTTTACTTCTGCTCCTTATGTTGGAACCTCAAATCAATGGGAAGTTTCAACTACTTCAACTACCACAGGTTTTACTCCTGTAAGTGGTGCAAACGGATTAGTATTTACAATGAATGATGTAGCTTATCCGCCACTTTCTAAGTTCTATGTTAGAAATGTAGTATACAGCGGATCTTGTACAATGGCAAGAAGTGCTGTTAAAACTATCACCGTAAATCCAATTACAGTTGCTGGAACAGTAACCGGAGGTGGTGTTGTTTGTGCAAATGGTGGCGGAACGTTGAAACTTGCAGGTCAAGTAGGAAAAGTACAATGGGAATATTCTACAGATGGTGTAAACTTTTTAACAGTACCTTATTGGAAAACAGTTTCATTTGTACCAACATTCTTCAACCCTAACAATACTACAGCGTTTACTACGCCGTCTTCATCAGGTACAGCAACAAGTTACATAGTATCAAACCTTACGGCTAATACCTATTTCAGAGCTAGAGTAACTAGCGGTTCATGTGCTACAGAATACAGTAATGTTGTTCAATATACCATTGGAACTAACGCTGTAGCAGGAACTATTTCTGCAGGAAATTCTACAATATGTCCGTCTACAGGAACTACTTTAACTTTATCTGGTTCTACCGGAGCTATTCAATGGCAAAAAGCAAGTGTTTCTGCTACAACCGGATTACCTGGAACTTTTGCTAATATAAACGGACAAACCAATACAACTTTAGCAACTGGTAACTTGACGGCTTCAACGGCTTATCAGGCAGTAGTTACAATTGGGGCATGTTCTACAGTAACTACAGCTTATTTTATTGTAAATGTTGTTGCAAAACCAGTTGCCAAGCCAGTTACAGCCAATGTAACTTCTCCAGCGGGTTCTCTAGCGGCGCCATTATGTACAACTGATGCTTCAAAAGTATTGACTATTGGTGCTGGTTATGTTGGTGCTATTCAATGGCAAACATCAACTACATCAACAACAACAGGATTTAGTGATATTTCTGGTGAAACCGCAACAACTTATACTATTGCTAATCCGGCAGTAGGAGCAAACTATTACAGAGCTTCATTTACCAACAGTTGTGGAACTGTGGTTTACAGTGCTGCGGTAACAGTTTATTACCAAGCTTGTAAAACTACTACGCCTGAGGCACGTGTTGAGAAATCTCCTTTTGCAGTAGTAGCTTATCCAAATCCTTACAGTGAAAACTTCAATTTAAGTTTGACTACTTCAAGCGAAGAGAGTGTAAGTGT
Protein-coding sequences here:
- a CDS encoding Ig-like domain-containing protein, producing the protein MFINYFLKSSLLQTSSSDGKHIGQKPKSFGFAWLLLMLLSAVTGIQAQTTIINPATDGGFNLGSTFAANGWTVANEGTGAVKWAVGTAVSDTTPGTTQTASSIPITSYTVTLSALNQSIAIGQSVSGANIQPNTYVSNISGTTLTLTLPTTNATAQTNVLLTFGALASNISGNSAYLSLDNGVTHATNISGIRTIYFYKDVVIPAGHTNIALSFDWKSAANTWQVFVAPTTVTPIGSNVQSTFPNTLTGATPIIYSNTNTTTQSSFGFIPASFAGTTARIIFMWSNGNGGGTNPPLAVDNISLVSRAGGQTLTSVSSGLFTSPSTWDLGYVPSPSDDVVISAGHTVDINEKITLGARDLAIAGSGAVAQFGFFSDQFTVSNDLFISGSGARFNVYQPTNVVTPAGNGRLLKVGHDISFTSGGRLDISFGTTGAGVGELNLNGSTLQTISTDAGSFLGGTTKANGTTNTFGIINQLTVTNTSTATPNIDWQVNNARIRSKLTLTSGRVALGSNKIILGNYGALSTNVVCSLGTGFIGGTVARWYTTSANPSSGTIDAGLDYNNANVLFPIINANGQNRWASILSPASGTVAGELAITYADANTMSAVSIVDGITIGTRYDGNWTITTPDSRVDTTLSTPAAFTYTNAGTAFALGFYATGAFATNDGSTRILYGAAAAGGTHINGTTAPFAARSGLTLANITANGPMYVGGATTSVQGGTTKTSTGSGDWNTAGTWTPSGVPACGDIVTIASGHTVTVNATASAAGVTINAGGTLVNAGGTLTVGCTNNNAIFTNFGTSTVSGGTLRVNGGVYHRAGSTFNHTGGDVTIDSNDAGNASTSVGQGGSSLKLDTPNLNLTGGTITIVDPLINNVIATSATSVTNFTMTTFASTFAKPLAADAPSGSTVLSMTNFNRANTFSIGQVVSGTGIAPGTTITALTVPQTSVAPISITLSQGTTATILTGATIDFSAMNNGSSVICVPTSTANWFNIAVGQIVTGNGIPAGTTVTGAGSGFADSAYAIFLSNPVTGLATSPIIAAETITFSGASPNCSSIILPAANPLISVGQAVSGTGIAPGTTVTSIDAVGTQSKIGLSLPCTGAMVAPVALNFYAGNLSSFAVAYNATTNYVAGLNHTLQIGDGVSTDKAAVTTNGFLCNFIQGGGMLSLGNLTVNALDGADRFFNVTNVLSVQNALNITSGSVFKKTNTSGGMFFGGNITNNGSMFMAANTITNLANGALGATTLPQTISGSGNFYNNLTTAASTGSFAGLTINNTSSAGVTISMLNFRVTSSLTLNSGIVHTSATYPLYHGLADLSSGAILSGTFSDTSFIDGPYNKSFATNSTSASFQLFPVGKTSYTPVWVGITAGASITAEAYTSNAGTTSVNASNLSATNWRVTREGALGSMSDYKVQLGHPSIGANNIIVQAPIANGTYDNTFGNAMVYTAGTLNTIAAPTAISGAGYTSSYFAYATTPNCTTFNPGNTIADLSTITNIVIQNSSSTGIVNGSANVTLQATASPLIVAGLTVTGNGIQAGTTVVSVSGTALVLSQPATASSAGQTTLTFSTVQNPSSLCGSQLVRLSLQNSTTATGITYQWQSSTDGGTTYVNISGATAATYVGAPTQNTYYRCNVTCTFGPSTVASTPVQVTLSSAVDTTTPGTTCTASTPVNLEATAASGTITWYAAATGGSPLATGSPFTPSPATTTTYYAATESTSTYTVGKSLTGTSTSTSNFTGIVFNTSKNIILNSVKVYPRQTAGALDAGAQMTIKLFKDGVQVPGTDAVTFVPTTNTGTISASFSNTVNLNYNIPAGNGYTLLVTSGLSATNMLARVSPGVATLPAGGGSVTVTLGASSFDTTSNSENNNFFDLNVTEVCSSPRVAVEATVGCTKNLKLFIEGYYIGGGQMTPVKANEGVGTSTTDVDDVTVELRDASTYAVVSSASAVLKTDGTVAAKLVAPAGNYFIAVKHRNAIQTWSAAAEAFGTSTATYDFSTAANKAYGSNMKNLGSGVFGFYSGDINQDESIDVGDFPALFSDNDNFISGYFNTDLNGDGTVDVGDFPILFLNSDNFIFSNHP
- a CDS encoding T9SS type A sorting domain-containing protein, whose product is MKIIKNNLGKSLLLLCLMMISLTGFSQVAGTHFTVSLANVTSTSTTMEFDVMLTVDGTGAAAAGVKLSAMSAGINYNTAIVNGGTVSCAYIGGKSAAIAGLINAASPSTVTPGHIRITASPLTIDTAFDVVNGTYTFGRYRLTNTASWTQNSNAQLWLQPNNIGKTNTAVNAFPFGATLGAASYSYSTTAPAGTPGVSLVYTQANTLSHDLNANCGITLQPVNPTICKATGGTASVSVTATGATGALYQWYTQTATGTTWTALANNANYSGTTTPTLNITRTTASVPAVGTKYRVVINGGICNNVTSDTVVLQEQTVLSKATAVSAKSSTNATLYPANTTCVGTTVNLTLAAGSIGNIQWQSSTDGITYNNVGGVIAQTALSAVNPALTLSSGVLTQDTWFRVVASNGICSSVNGVATKITVSSPAIAGTISGGDVTVCAYLASGTPLDLAGNLIPLPYTNSTVLTLNGNNGTVVWQKSINYTSASPTWSTVTTGVSGNQLTAANLTVDTWYRALVSNGACTATSPVVKITVNKAAKAGAVTATSNSVVTTGVCTGGDITFTSAPYVGTSNQWEVSTTSTTTGFTPVSGANGLVFTMNDVAYPPLSKFYVRNVVYSGSCTMARSAVKTITVNPITVAGTVTGGGVVCANGGGTLKLAGQVGKVQWEYSTDGVNFLTVPYWKTVSFVPTFFNPNNTTAFTTPSSSGTATSYIVSNLTANTYFRARVTSGSCATEYSNVVQYTIGTNAVAGTISAGNSTICPSTGTTLTLSGSTGAIQWQKASVSATTGLPGTFANINGQTNTTLATGNLTASTAYQAVVTIGACSTVTTAYFIVNVVAKPVAKPVTANVTSPAGSLAAPLCTTDASKVLTIGAGYVGAIQWQTSTTSTTTGFSDISGETATTYTIANPAVGANYYRASFTNSCGTVVYSAAVTVYYQACKTTTPEARVEKSPFAVVAYPNPYSENFNLSLTTSSEESVSVMVYDMTGKLVEQHEVSAANIAELQVGNRYPSGIYNVIITQGAEVKTLRVVKR